The following nucleotide sequence is from Psychroserpens sp. Hel_I_66.
TGAATATTGATAGTTAATAAAATTTTCTAATCGACTTGTTTTATCCCATTGAAAGTTTGCAACTTCTTCTGCTAATAGATCTTGTGATAAATTTAAATTTTGGCTTTCTTTTAATTTATAGACATATTCTTTATTTAATATTTGATTTCTTATTTCTATTTCCTTAATAATATTATCATTTAGTAGTGTATCTACTTTATTAGAAAACAAGCTATACTCTATGGGTTGAGAAACAATTACTCCTAAAAATACTAGAAACCCAATCCGTATTACATACGAAGCAATTCTTCCAATTTTACTGACGCTTTTCTTAGGTAATACATTTTTAGTAAGCGTATATAAGATGAATAAATAAAGAAACAATATTACGAAAGCAAAATAAACACCAATAGCAAAACCAAAATAATAGGATTCTAATAATTCATAAACACCATAAGTAAAACTAATTCCAGTAATTAATAAAATAGTAATTACAATTAAACCCATAACACTAAACTTAACCCTTATTTTTTTAGGGCATTCAGATAGTATGTAAGGGTCTTCACCTGCAAACCACCAAAGAAATTTACTATGTTCTAGAAATTTAAATTTCATTTAAGAATACTTAATAAAATCCTCTGGATTACTGTCTATTTTTTTCTTTTCAGATTCTTCAAATTTCTCAATAGCATATTTAGTGATCCTTATTTGAGCATCATGAAATTCTTTTTTTTCTTGAATTTCTTTTTCTGCATTAAGAAAACGGACTAACTCTCTCTGTACTCCTTGTTTATCTTCATAATAATCTTCTTCAATGTAAATTCCACTTTGAGCTAATTCTAATGCCTTATAATTACTAGACATGTAATCGTATGGTGATTTTATAAGCATTAGTTTAAAGAAAATAGGTGTCAACTCTATGGCTAAAAACAAGAGCATTAAGAAAATTGAAACCATAGGATACTCTTCCTCTGCTATTGTAATTCTCTCAGCCAAACCATCTAGACCAGATAACCCTACGCTTATATTATCAATTTCTTTATTTTTTTCTTCAACATAACCTTTAATTTCTTTATTTAAATCTGTTATAAGAGGATCTAACCTTCCTCTTAAAACATTTCGGTCATTTAATCTATCTTTCTTTATAATTTCCAACCTCCTTGCAATTTCTCCAACACCTCGTCTTCCCGGTCTTGTTATTTCTTCTTGATAGTTTTGTTCTGATAATGTATATGCATCTTCGGCTTTATCAATTTCTCTTTGATATTTAGCAATAGTTGCATTTTTTTCAGCAATTCTAGACACATATTTATCTTCAATAGTTTTAACAGCGTCTTCTTTTAATCGTTCTTGTTTTACTTGTAACTTGGCATCAATCTCCCCTTTCAAAATTCTTATTTCTAAAGGTTTTGATATAGAAATAGCAATTATACAGCCCATAATAATTCTTGGTAAAGCACTTTTTAATTCACCCCAAGTAATAGCTTCACTTCCATCACCTGTACCAGTGCTAGTAACAATAAAGCGATCTATATTGTAAATAATTAAGCCCCAAACTAAACCAAAAATTAATGCTATGATTGTAGTGCCTACATCCGTACTTTCTGTAAATCCGGCAACAGTATTAATTGCATCAGAACCACCAGTCTTCTCCCATAACTCAGATACATCTGAAGCTTTAGGTTTAAATATGGTATAAAAAGCGTAACCACCAGATAATCCAGCCATTATCGCCGTTGCGACAACAATACCTCCTAAACAAAAATATTTAATTTGGTCACTGTAAGTAGATTGACTTAAGATGTATTGATCCCCTCCAGCTGCTTTCCAAAACAACTTCATTATTTTAGAAGGTTTAGGTGTTTGATAAGTTTGCTTGCTCATACTTGTTGGTTATATTGGTTAGACTATAATTTTGTTTTCTTATTTCTGATTCTAGCTTTACAGTTTTTGAAACATTAACTGTTTGTGTTCTTTCCAATCTTTTATAAATCTTCATATGCTTTTGCCTTATTAATGAAGAAAGATGAAATTTTTTGTGAGATATTATTTTTGTGGATTTAATTGTAGTTATATCGCTTCTCTTCTAAAATAGTGAAAAATTGACTTCAATGGAGGCTGCTTTTACCTGAAGAAAGATAGTTTGATTACTAAATAATCCTTGAAGTTTAACTTTTATCGAATCTGTATTTTTATGCGTCGAAACTAGATAAACACTCTGTTTAGGGACTAAAACATCGTTTATATAAACTTTTGTACAATTTTTAAAATAAAGCGATACTCGAAAGAGTTGTTTGTCATTACCATCATAACTACATACATGAGAGCTTATTAAATTACATTTAAATGTATTTAGAATAGTTTTTAGCATAAAATTGGTTAGTTAATTAAATATAGAAAATTAAAATAATTAAAATGTCCTATTCTTTCTAAATTCATTCTCAAACATAGATTATTCAATAAAAGTCCTTACGGAAAACCGTAAGGACTTTTATTTCATTAATATAAATTCATGCCCATATATTTAATGCCAGAAAATTTTATCGACTCAATTACTTTCTACTTTTCCCTATTTAATTACAAACTTAAAGTCTATTACAATGACTACATAAGGGTTTTCCTCCCGTGCCGGACTTTCTGTTTTGTTTTTCAATATTATTTCCTTCAGTACACCTATTGTTATTATGGTGTACATGTGAGTTGATACTGTAAAATGGTGATACTTTTGCCATTATTTTATAATTTAAAGTTCTACATCAAATATAAAACCATTAAAAAACGAATCCTTACGGGAAACCGCAGAGATCAAGAAAAAATCTTTAAATTAAGTTGTTTTAAAGGAATTAAATCAATCCTAAGTCTTTAACAATACTGATCAAATGAGTAGCATTATTAGCCTTAAATTGAATGAGGAGTTTGTTTTGACGTTTTTCAACAGAGCTTAAACTACTAGGTCTGATTAATTTCTCTTTAAACAAAAGACTAATTTGTTCTTTAGAATAACCAAAAGACAATTGTTTTAGAAGCTCAAGATCATAATCGTCTATTTCTAAATTAGTTTTTGGGCTTAGAGCTTGCTGAACTTGAGGGGATAAAAATTGCTCTTTATTATTTATTGCTGTAATTGCTTTTTCCAATTCTGCTGTCCCATTTCTATCTTTACAAACGTATGCATTAACATTAAAATTATTAATAAGCAACCTCACTTTTTGAAGTTGATCTTTCATTGAATAAACAATTATAGGTAAGTCTTTATAGTCTTTTCTCAAAGCATCAATTAGATCTTCTCCAGAACAAAATTTGCACTCGCGATGATCTCCTTTAAATGATAAATCTGAAATAATTAGATCAAACGGTTCTTTATCAAATTCTGCTTTTTTGATTTTTAGAAAAGCATCATCACAATATTGAGCTTTTTGAATATTGCCAATATCAAGTGATTGTAAAACATCCAATACACTTTTATTAACATCGTCATGATCATCTACTATTAAAACTTTTTTAAACATCATTAAATCTTAAATTTTGCCTTAAACCCTTTGTTCATTTCTGTTTCAAAAGTAGTCGTTCCATTTAATGATGCAATACGGTTTTCCACATTCCGCAAACCCGTACCTTTTTTCAATAGGCCACCAATACCATTATCACTGTAGTTTACATACATAGTTTTCCGATTGGTTTCAAAAGTCAGTACAACAATTGAAGCCTTACTATGCTTTTTCATATTTATTAATAACTCTTGCACCACTTTATATATAGTGATTCTCTTAATTTCTGAAAAATTAGCCCAATTTAATTTTATGTTCCCTTTTACTATAACATTTGTATTAGAATCATTGTAACTTAAAATTAAATCATTTAAAATATCTTGAAAATCACCCTTCAAATCTATTAGACTATGTTCTTTTGAAATATCTCTGGTTTTATGATAAATATGCTCCATGTCATCAATTAGTTCATCATCTGGATTGATACTTTGTAACTTCATCATAATATGAAAAACTTCATTTGCTATTTCATCATGAACTTTTTTTGATATTTGTGATTCGGTACTAAAAGCTTGTTGAAGTTTATCTCTCCTGTGTTTAGATCTAAGTAAAAAATAAAAAACAAAACCTAATATTATTAGGAAACTTGCTATTACAAAAAGAAGTCGACTTTTTGCATTTGCCTCCTGCGTTTTTAAT
It contains:
- a CDS encoding DUF4407 domain-containing protein; this encodes MKFKFLEHSKFLWWFAGEDPYILSECPKKIRVKFSVMGLIVITILLITGISFTYGVYELLESYYFGFAIGVYFAFVILFLYLFILYTLTKNVLPKKSVSKIGRIASYVIRIGFLVFLGVIVSQPIEYSLFSNKVDTLLNDNIIKEIEIRNQILNKEYVYKLKESQNLNLSQDLLAEEVANFQWDKTSRLENFINYQYSRNFFIRKMILMDTSSETWYIWIFSGLFVFIFISPILIKSRISIDSGYYRNKKRIQSKLVLENHYTFVEQYNSILKRNYEALNLTWQTTYQDPPFNTIKINDLELQSDSEFSKWLLNENN
- a CDS encoding DUF4407 domain-containing protein translates to MSKQTYQTPKPSKIMKLFWKAAGGDQYILSQSTYSDQIKYFCLGGIVVATAIMAGLSGGYAFYTIFKPKASDVSELWEKTGGSDAINTVAGFTESTDVGTTIIALIFGLVWGLIIYNIDRFIVTSTGTGDGSEAITWGELKSALPRIIMGCIIAISISKPLEIRILKGEIDAKLQVKQERLKEDAVKTIEDKYVSRIAEKNATIAKYQREIDKAEDAYTLSEQNYQEEITRPGRRGVGEIARRLEIIKKDRLNDRNVLRGRLDPLITDLNKEIKGYVEEKNKEIDNISVGLSGLDGLAERITIAEEEYPMVSIFLMLLFLAIELTPIFFKLMLIKSPYDYMSSNYKALELAQSGIYIEEDYYEDKQGVQRELVRFLNAEKEIQEKKEFHDAQIRITKYAIEKFEESEKKKIDSNPEDFIKYS
- a CDS encoding response regulator encodes the protein MMFKKVLIVDDHDDVNKSVLDVLQSLDIGNIQKAQYCDDAFLKIKKAEFDKEPFDLIISDLSFKGDHRECKFCSGEDLIDALRKDYKDLPIIVYSMKDQLQKVRLLINNFNVNAYVCKDRNGTAELEKAITAINNKEQFLSPQVQQALSPKTNLEIDDYDLELLKQLSFGYSKEQISLLFKEKLIRPSSLSSVEKRQNKLLIQFKANNATHLISIVKDLGLI